The nucleotide sequence CAGACGCTGCCGAAAAGTCTGTTGCGTGTCCAAGCGGCGTGTTGAATGTGGCCAACGAAAAACATCGGGATCTTTTTATTGTTGCTGGCGATCATGGTGATTGCCAGTTCGATCAACGGCAGCTTTGTTGATCCCGCGAATCTGAAGACGTTGATCCGCGACACCAGTCTGTATGGTCTGATTTCACTTGGCGTTGCGGTCGTCATCATCACCGGCGGCATCGATCTTTCGATCGGATCCATGATCGCGCTGTGTGGTGTCATGCTGGTCCAGGTGGTCAACGTTCATTACGAGCGGACGGACTTTACCGCTTCGGTGAACCAGGTTGTTCGCCAGGGATCCGAGCTGGCCGCGACGATGGGGCCGTCCGATGACAGCGATTTATCGCTGATCCGCTTGTCCGTGATGCCCGATACCGTCAGCGAAGGCGACCGGTTGGTTTATTCGGGGGTCACAGGACAATCCTTTGTCAGTTTGGCGGGCATTCACCAAGCGGGCGACACCGCGTTTTTGACCACCCGGGACACGGCCCGTTCACTAAACAGCGGCACCCAAGTCCAGCTGGAAACCATTGAATACACGCCGCCGCTGTTGGCCTGCAGCTTGGTCTTGGGATTCGCCGGACTGCTGGGATGCATTCACGGAATTTTGGTGACTTGGCTGCGGTTGCAACCGTTTGTCGTCACCTTATGTGGGCTGCTGATCTATCGGGGTGCTGCCAGGGTATGGACCGGCGATGATCAGATCGGACTTCAAAATGCCTTGCCCGGTTTCAAAGCGGCCGTCACTGGTACTGCGTTTCAGTTTCCGTTGCCGCTGATCGGACGGATCAGCGGGGCGACTGACGATTGGTCGGCGTGGGTCTGGGTGGACTTTCCGGTCACCGGTGTGTTGTTGGTCGTGGTGGGCATCGTCGGCTGGGTCTTTCTGAACCGCACCGTTTGGGGACGCCACCTGCTAGCCACTGGGCAGAACGAAACCGCAGCTCGATACAGTGGCGTGTCGACCGACCGGCTGGTGATTGCGGCCTATGTGGTCTGCAGCCTGCTTGCGGGTTTGGCCGGAATCCTGTTCACGTTGGAATGGAATTCGGTTCAGCCCGGATCGAGCGGCAATTTCTATGAACTGTACGCAATTGCGGCGGCCGTGCTGGGTGGATGTTCGCTGCGGGGCGGGCAGGGTGCCGTGTTGGGTGTGATCGCCGGTGCTGCGGTCATGCGTTGTCTTTACAAGGCGATCGTGGTCCTGGGGATTCCTCAGGAATGGGAGATGGTGATCATCGGCATGGCGTTGCTGTGCAGCGTGATCGTGGACGAAGTCCTCCGACGCTTGGGCGGCAAGACATC is from Crateriforma conspicua and encodes:
- a CDS encoding ABC transporter permease; this encodes MWPTKNIGIFLLLLAIMVIASSINGSFVDPANLKTLIRDTSLYGLISLGVAVVIITGGIDLSIGSMIALCGVMLVQVVNVHYERTDFTASVNQVVRQGSELAATMGPSDDSDLSLIRLSVMPDTVSEGDRLVYSGVTGQSFVSLAGIHQAGDTAFLTTRDTARSLNSGTQVQLETIEYTPPLLACSLVLGFAGLLGCIHGILVTWLRLQPFVVTLCGLLIYRGAARVWTGDDQIGLQNALPGFKAAVTGTAFQFPLPLIGRISGATDDWSAWVWVDFPVTGVLLVVVGIVGWVFLNRTVWGRHLLATGQNETAARYSGVSTDRLVIAAYVVCSLLAGLAGILFTLEWNSVQPGSSGNFYELYAIAAAVLGGCSLRGGQGAVLGVIAGAAVMRCLYKAIVVLGIPQEWEMVIIGMALLCSVIVDEVLRRLGGKTSKVG